A region of Flavobacterium album DNA encodes the following proteins:
- a CDS encoding alpha/beta hydrolase family protein has translation MDLNLFSKALLWLLLVTLPETAFSQSADFTIKDVKFESQGITLAGSVLTPKKPVAAVVIVHGSDPVKRELEFAKRLAKEGIAVLTYDKRGVGESVGVYVGPSVGTNNIDAANLDLLAQDASAAVSVLRTNLKDKKIPIGLAGFSQAGWIIPIAAGKNPLIAFMVLFSCPTITTLEQLRFQFYTNGNNSFWENHTDEDAREHTKNDPDRYQFAATDPKISLNTLSIPGLWLYGEKDIQIPVKLCIEQLNTLKAKGKPFEYTLFPALGHNTSSETIIEPVAISIQWIKQKALEIKKVKVSQ, from the coding sequence ATGGATTTAAACTTATTTTCTAAAGCATTGCTTTGGTTATTACTGGTAACCTTACCGGAAACCGCATTTTCCCAATCAGCCGACTTTACCATTAAGGATGTAAAATTTGAAAGCCAGGGCATCACTCTTGCGGGCTCAGTTTTAACGCCTAAAAAACCCGTTGCGGCAGTTGTAATTGTTCACGGCTCTGATCCTGTAAAAAGAGAACTGGAGTTTGCAAAACGCCTTGCGAAAGAAGGCATTGCTGTATTAACATATGATAAACGCGGCGTTGGAGAATCCGTTGGTGTGTATGTCGGGCCGTCTGTTGGCACCAATAATATAGATGCTGCCAATCTTGATTTATTAGCTCAGGATGCATCAGCAGCAGTTAGTGTGCTTCGAACTAATTTGAAAGATAAGAAAATACCAATTGGCCTGGCAGGCTTCAGCCAGGCAGGATGGATCATACCAATTGCTGCGGGTAAAAACCCACTAATAGCATTTATGGTTCTGTTTAGCTGCCCTACGATTACCACCCTGGAACAACTCAGGTTTCAGTTTTACACTAATGGAAATAATAGTTTTTGGGAAAATCATACAGATGAAGATGCCCGCGAACATACTAAAAATGACCCGGACAGGTACCAGTTCGCTGCAACTGACCCAAAAATTTCGCTTAATACCCTGTCAATTCCGGGACTTTGGCTTTATGGTGAAAAAGATATACAGATCCCGGTAAAATTATGTATAGAGCAGCTAAATACATTGAAAGCAAAAGGCAAACCTTTCGAATATACTTTGTTCCCGGCATTAGGACACAATACTTCTTCTGAGACTATTATAGAGCCCGTTGCTATTTCAATTCAATGGATAAAACAAAAAGCTTTGGAGATTAAGAAGGTGAAAGTATCCCAATAA
- a CDS encoding T9SS-dependent choice-of-anchor J family protein: MQKFNRLIIVLACLCFGFSKLNAQTTILDETLLTQQSFNTFTAVSVTGTQTWNFSAQYGAVCSGYSGGQSFANEDWLISSPMNLLQANNAQLSFSHTRGPGALVNAGLDQGWYEAFATANYTGNPATTQWVDLGLNQSIANAWDYVSSGGLVIPAAAKSANSRIAFRYKSSASQSATWEIKNVKVTGEDPNTAVFKITNWNTEWLGCTQFGPTNETQQINNVAAAMITMDSDIYCIQEVINTSSQPSIATLLTLLGNEWGGAIVPSNTGDCNQRQGIIYKKSKVQLVNSLELSNGNGSQGNTYSYNWTNGRFPVLYNVKLVAGTTLIPVSLINIHAKAEDNNDNGESYTRRKGAAEGLKGILDGSAYNTKNLIVIGDFNDYLIGTSSNNCNCSISPYKNFMDDTTNYTGISKDIVDADTDWGIHPIIENIIISNELIGNYVTDSAAQEISVPQTIAGYYSTTSDHLPMSARFQFSTLSNPEHGDYAVSSWTIFPNPVKSELNIAVQGTLEDTNTAIYDLTGRLIVHEKLNNSSSVNVSALPSGVYILKIGNRNAKFVKE; encoded by the coding sequence ATGCAAAAATTCAACCGACTTATTATTGTGCTGGCATGCCTTTGCTTTGGCTTTAGCAAGCTGAATGCGCAAACCACGATACTTGACGAGACATTATTGACACAGCAAAGCTTTAATACGTTTACAGCTGTGAGCGTAACGGGTACGCAAACATGGAATTTCAGTGCGCAATATGGCGCGGTGTGCAGCGGGTATTCAGGAGGGCAGAGCTTTGCAAATGAAGACTGGCTTATCAGCTCACCTATGAACCTTTTGCAGGCGAACAACGCACAGCTCTCCTTCAGCCATACACGCGGCCCGGGAGCGCTGGTCAATGCCGGCCTCGACCAGGGATGGTATGAAGCATTTGCAACGGCCAATTATACCGGCAACCCTGCCACCACGCAATGGGTAGACCTTGGGCTCAACCAAAGTATAGCAAACGCCTGGGATTATGTATCGTCAGGCGGGCTTGTTATCCCTGCGGCGGCAAAATCGGCCAACTCACGTATTGCTTTCCGCTATAAGAGCAGTGCATCCCAAAGCGCCACATGGGAAATAAAGAACGTGAAAGTCACAGGCGAAGACCCAAACACTGCTGTTTTCAAAATAACGAACTGGAATACCGAATGGCTCGGATGCACGCAATTTGGCCCAACTAACGAAACCCAGCAGATCAACAACGTTGCCGCGGCAATGATCACTATGGACTCGGATATTTACTGTATCCAGGAAGTTATCAATACATCTTCGCAGCCTTCTATCGCTACATTGCTTACGCTATTAGGAAATGAGTGGGGTGGAGCCATTGTGCCTTCCAATACAGGCGACTGCAACCAGAGGCAGGGTATTATTTACAAAAAATCAAAAGTGCAGCTTGTCAATTCTTTGGAGTTAAGCAACGGGAATGGCTCGCAGGGCAATACCTATTCGTATAACTGGACAAACGGCCGCTTTCCGGTGCTTTATAATGTAAAGCTTGTTGCGGGCACCACATTAATTCCGGTTTCGCTTATAAACATCCATGCCAAAGCAGAAGATAATAACGATAATGGCGAGAGCTACACCCGCAGGAAAGGAGCCGCTGAAGGGCTAAAAGGAATACTTGACGGAAGCGCTTACAATACTAAGAATTTGATAGTAATTGGCGATTTTAATGACTATCTCATCGGGACTTCGAGCAACAATTGCAATTGCAGCATTTCACCATATAAGAATTTTATGGATGATACTACCAATTATACCGGCATAAGCAAGGATATTGTTGATGCCGATACCGACTGGGGAATTCACCCGATTATTGAGAATATTATTATCTCCAATGAACTGATAGGCAATTATGTAACGGACAGCGCCGCACAGGAAATAAGTGTACCCCAAACCATTGCCGGTTATTACAGTACTACATCCGACCATTTGCCTATGAGCGCAAGGTTCCAGTTCTCAACACTTTCTAATCCGGAGCATGGTGATTATGCCGTAAGTTCGTGGACAATTTTCCCCAACCCTGTGAAAAGCGAACTGAATATCGCTGTTCAGGGTACATTAGAAGATACCAATACAGCTATTTATGACCTTACCGGCAGGCTGATAGTTCATGAAAAATTAAACAACAGCAGCTCTGTTAATGTTAGTGCACTGCCTTCCGGTGTCTATATTTTGAAGATCGGCAACAGGAATGCAAAGTTTGTGAAAGAATAA
- a CDS encoding RluA family pseudouridine synthase has protein sequence MDSSQNYISYFSDSAIQGIALPERFTFPFFYEPHPLANIAAKELQDYLESDADLDHNFGLSENGQGLVIGKMFGVLVIEDKKGKLGYLSAFSGKLAGTNEHSRFVPPVFDMLIENSFFLKEQNILNTINDKVKEIETDEHYIALKREFEQLSSESIKETAALKDKLKRSKAERKELREEQRKLLSEKHFARLEAYLVRHSLNDRHQSRLLARYWEQRLDEARSALAELDGQIDALKKERKEKSAALQQQLFEQYEFLNIHNKKKSLQAIFSDTVFGKPPAAAGECATPKLLQHAFLNGYRPIAMAEFWWGAPPKSEIRQHKQFYPACTGKCKPILAHMLEGMEVDEDPLLNNPGEGKELDIIYEDDSFVIVNKPAELLSVPGINIYDSVYSRLKAAFVTIEPLIIHRLDMATSGLLVVAKTKEAHKDIQKQFLKRTVTKRYTALLSKVIKEEGGEINLPLRGDLDNRPRQLVCFEFGKKAITKWKVIERKERTTKVHFWPLTGRTHQLRMHAAHEDGLNAPIVGDNLYGTAADRLHLHAAYLEFIHPVTGEMMKFEVSEEF, from the coding sequence TTGGATAGCAGCCAAAATTATATTTCCTATTTTTCTGACAGTGCCATACAAGGGATAGCGCTGCCGGAACGGTTTACCTTTCCTTTTTTTTACGAACCGCATCCGTTAGCAAATATCGCAGCGAAAGAATTACAGGACTATCTGGAAAGCGATGCGGACCTGGACCATAATTTCGGGCTTTCAGAAAATGGTCAGGGGCTTGTTATCGGGAAAATGTTTGGTGTGCTGGTAATAGAGGATAAGAAAGGAAAACTCGGCTATTTATCTGCTTTTTCCGGAAAGTTGGCCGGGACTAATGAGCATTCACGTTTTGTGCCGCCGGTGTTCGATATGCTGATCGAGAACAGCTTCTTCCTTAAAGAGCAAAACATCCTCAACACCATCAATGATAAGGTAAAGGAAATAGAGACTGACGAACATTATATTGCCCTTAAGCGGGAGTTTGAACAGTTATCTTCTGAATCCATAAAGGAAACCGCTGCCCTTAAAGACAAACTAAAGCGCAGTAAAGCCGAACGTAAAGAACTTAGGGAAGAGCAGCGGAAACTACTCAGCGAAAAGCATTTTGCACGGCTGGAAGCCTATCTGGTACGCCATAGCCTGAACGACAGGCACCAGTCCCGGCTCCTTGCAAGGTATTGGGAGCAACGCCTGGACGAAGCGCGGTCTGCCCTGGCCGAATTGGACGGACAGATCGATGCCCTTAAAAAGGAACGTAAAGAAAAGTCGGCAGCGTTGCAACAACAGCTTTTTGAGCAATACGAATTCCTGAACATACACAACAAAAAGAAAAGCCTGCAGGCGATTTTCAGCGATACCGTTTTTGGCAAACCGCCTGCCGCCGCCGGGGAGTGCGCGACACCCAAGCTGTTGCAGCATGCCTTCCTGAATGGTTATAGGCCCATTGCCATGGCAGAATTCTGGTGGGGTGCGCCTCCAAAGTCCGAGATCAGGCAGCACAAGCAGTTCTATCCGGCGTGTACCGGGAAATGCAAGCCTATCCTGGCCCACATGCTGGAAGGTATGGAAGTAGACGAAGACCCGCTTTTGAACAATCCGGGCGAAGGTAAAGAGCTGGATATCATTTATGAAGATGATAGCTTTGTGATCGTAAACAAGCCTGCCGAGCTGCTTTCTGTTCCCGGTATCAACATCTATGATTCGGTATATTCAAGATTGAAAGCAGCGTTCGTTACTATCGAGCCGCTTATCATCCACAGGCTGGATATGGCAACATCGGGGCTTTTGGTGGTGGCGAAAACGAAGGAAGCCCATAAGGATATCCAGAAGCAATTCCTGAAAAGAACCGTAACCAAGCGATACACTGCATTGCTTTCAAAAGTAATAAAAGAAGAGGGAGGGGAGATAAACCTTCCGTTGCGGGGCGACCTGGATAACAGGCCAAGGCAGCTGGTTTGCTTCGAATTCGGTAAAAAGGCCATAACAAAATGGAAAGTCATCGAACGGAAAGAAAGGACTACCAAAGTCCATTTCTGGCCGCTTACAGGCCGCACGCACCAGCTCCGTATGCATGCCGCGCACGAAGACGGACTGAACGCGCCTATTGTTGGCGATAACCTCTACGGGACGGCTGCGGACAGGCTGCACCTGCATGCGGCGTATCTTGAATTCATCCATCCGGTAACAGGCGAGATGATGAAGTTTGAGGTGAGTGAGGAGTTTTAA
- a CDS encoding DUF6642 family protein, with product MDDKFIFCLEAVPDTETGTITETVRNLEQLAFEQGIDSIYKTCDTIEGLEESLNALLYNDHNFRNYEIIYLVMQGEGNTICLNDYYYSLEEIAEIFEGRMRGKIVHFANAKVLDLTSEEAQYFLDITGAKAVSGYGTIFDTITSSNLDKAFFSLFEDEDNVVEIVKELHEKHYALCRLLDFRLYY from the coding sequence ATGGATGATAAATTTATATTCTGCCTCGAAGCAGTCCCCGATACAGAAACAGGTACTATCACAGAAACCGTCAGGAATTTAGAACAACTGGCTTTCGAACAGGGCATTGACAGCATTTACAAAACATGCGATACCATCGAGGGGCTGGAGGAAAGCCTGAACGCATTGCTGTATAATGACCATAACTTCAGGAATTATGAGATCATTTACCTGGTGATGCAGGGCGAAGGCAATACCATCTGCCTCAACGATTATTACTACAGCCTCGAGGAAATTGCCGAAATTTTTGAAGGAAGGATGAGAGGGAAGATCGTGCATTTCGCCAACGCCAAGGTTTTGGACCTGACAAGTGAGGAAGCCCAATATTTTTTAGACATTACCGGGGCAAAAGCTGTATCGGGATACGGTACGATATTCGACACGATTACCAGCAGTAACCTCGACAAGGCTTTCTTCAGCCTGTTTGAAGATGAGGACAATGTGGTGGAGATCGTAAAAGAGCTTCATGAAAAGCATTATGCGCTCTGCAGGCTGCTCGATTTCCGGTTGTACTATTAA
- a CDS encoding AI-2E family transporter, giving the protein MRQTVQFPFYAKLALSLFIVIAITAILYIGQSVIIPLLMALLFAILLRPVANFMQTKMRLPHVIACLLTVILFVFFFAVIFYFISVQIIDMANDWNTMKANLMHHYHNLQEYVRDNFNLNKTDQEKLIEKAADGSLDSGKQIVGTTLLSFSDTMMNMVLVQVYIFLILLYRTHFIKFLCKLFDQKHHQTLQEILGTIKVSVQSYIVGLLIEFVIVSVLTAIGLMIIGVKYAILLGVITGLLNLIPYIGILIAGVLTIIASLTGTADTSIIIGIIVVNVVVQLIDNNLLVPMIVSSKVEINAIASIVGIIIGGMLGGISGMFLAIPLMAIMKVIFDRIDAVEPWGYLLGDDLPRTFKWRKKRKPQPTDAPEA; this is encoded by the coding sequence ATGAGACAAACTGTACAATTCCCTTTTTACGCAAAATTAGCCCTATCGCTATTTATAGTCATTGCTATTACCGCTATTCTTTATATTGGGCAGTCGGTTATCATACCGCTGCTGATGGCTTTGCTGTTTGCGATCCTGCTCCGCCCGGTTGCTAACTTTATGCAGACAAAAATGCGGCTGCCCCACGTGATCGCCTGCCTGCTAACGGTCATATTGTTCGTTTTCTTCTTTGCCGTGATCTTTTACTTTATATCCGTCCAGATCATTGATATGGCCAACGACTGGAATACCATGAAGGCCAATCTGATGCATCATTACCATAACCTGCAGGAATATGTAAGGGACAATTTTAACCTCAACAAGACCGATCAGGAAAAGCTAATTGAAAAAGCCGCCGATGGCTCGCTTGATTCAGGCAAACAGATCGTGGGAACTACGCTGCTATCTTTTTCCGACACCATGATGAACATGGTACTCGTGCAGGTATACATATTCCTTATACTGCTCTACAGGACACACTTTATTAAATTCCTCTGCAAATTATTTGACCAAAAACACCACCAGACGCTGCAGGAAATTCTCGGCACCATAAAGGTTTCGGTGCAAAGCTATATTGTTGGGCTGCTCATTGAGTTTGTCATCGTGTCTGTGCTTACCGCCATCGGGCTAATGATCATCGGGGTAAAATACGCCATCCTTCTTGGGGTCATAACAGGGCTGCTCAACCTCATACCTTATATTGGCATCCTAATCGCCGGAGTGCTCACAATAATAGCCTCTCTCACAGGAACTGCCGATACTTCTATCATCATTGGCATCATTGTGGTAAACGTTGTGGTACAGCTGATCGACAATAACCTGCTTGTACCGATGATCGTAAGCTCGAAAGTAGAGATCAATGCGATAGCCTCCATTGTGGGGATCATCATTGGGGGAATGCTGGGCGGCATTTCGGGCATGTTCCTGGCCATACCGCTGATGGCCATCATGAAAGTTATTTTCGACAGGATCGATGCCGTTGAGCCGTGGGGTTATTTATTAGGCGACGACCTGCCCCGTACGTTCAAATGGCGTAAAAAGAGGAAACCGCAACCTACCGATGCCCCGGAGGCGTAA
- the rpsT gene encoding 30S ribosomal protein S20 → MANHKSALKRIRTNEKKRVLNRYQHKTTRNAIKAIRMATDKSEASEKLSSVISMIDKLAKKNIIHANKASNLKSKLTRHVAAL, encoded by the coding sequence ATGGCAAATCATAAGTCAGCATTAAAGAGAATAAGGACAAACGAGAAGAAAAGGGTGTTGAACAGGTATCAGCATAAAACTACACGTAACGCTATCAAAGCAATACGTATGGCTACTGATAAGAGTGAGGCTTCAGAGAAACTTTCTTCTGTTATCTCTATGATTGACAAACTGGCGAAGAAGAATATCATTCACGCTAATAAGGCTTCAAACCTTAAATCAAAACTTACAAGGCACGTAGCGGCTCTTTAA
- the proS gene encoding proline--tRNA ligase: MSKNLTKRAEDYSKWYNELVVKADLAENSGVRGCMVIKPYGYAIWEKMQAELDRMFKETGHQNAYFPLFIPKSYFSKEASHVDGFAKECAVVTHYRLKTGEDGKIEVDPDAKLEEELIVRPTSETIIWDTYRGWIQSYRDLPILVNQWANVVRWEMRTRLFLRTAEFLWQEGHTAHATQTEAIAEAEQMMNVYADFAENFMAIPVIKGVKSANERFAGAIETYCIEALMQDGKALQAGTSHFLGQNFAKAFDVKFANQEGKQEYVWATSWGVSTRLMGALVMTHSDDNGLVLPPNLAPIQVIIVPIYKGDEQLAAISEEAKQLMARLRKLGISVKYDDRTTHKPGWKFNEYELKGVPVRIAIGPNDLANGTFEVARRDTLTKETILSADIVSHISDLLEEMQKDMFTKALAYREEHITEVNSFEEFKEVLENKAGFVSAHWDGTPETEEKIKDLTKATIRCIPLDRKEEAGSCVFTGAPSKGRVLFARAY; encoded by the coding sequence ATGAGTAAGAATTTAACGAAGCGCGCAGAAGATTATTCCAAGTGGTATAATGAACTGGTGGTAAAAGCAGACCTTGCCGAAAATTCGGGAGTTAGGGGATGCATGGTGATCAAGCCGTATGGCTATGCGATCTGGGAAAAAATGCAGGCAGAGCTGGACAGGATGTTTAAGGAAACAGGCCACCAGAATGCTTATTTCCCGCTGTTCATACCCAAGTCCTACTTCAGCAAGGAGGCAAGCCACGTAGATGGCTTTGCAAAAGAGTGCGCCGTAGTTACTCATTACAGGCTAAAAACAGGCGAGGATGGAAAGATCGAGGTCGACCCTGATGCCAAGCTTGAGGAAGAGCTTATCGTGAGGCCGACATCGGAAACTATAATATGGGATACCTACAGGGGCTGGATACAATCGTATCGCGACCTGCCGATACTCGTAAACCAGTGGGCCAACGTGGTACGCTGGGAAATGCGTACAAGGCTATTCCTTCGCACTGCTGAGTTTCTTTGGCAGGAAGGACATACCGCACACGCTACCCAAACTGAGGCCATAGCCGAAGCAGAACAAATGATGAACGTATATGCCGACTTTGCCGAAAACTTCATGGCAATACCGGTGATAAAAGGCGTAAAGAGCGCCAACGAGCGTTTTGCCGGCGCTATTGAGACCTATTGTATCGAGGCGCTTATGCAGGACGGAAAAGCCCTGCAGGCAGGCACATCGCACTTCCTCGGGCAGAACTTTGCCAAGGCATTCGATGTGAAATTCGCCAACCAGGAAGGCAAGCAGGAATATGTGTGGGCTACCTCATGGGGTGTTTCTACCCGCCTGATGGGTGCGCTTGTAATGACGCACTCCGACGATAACGGACTGGTGCTGCCTCCTAACCTGGCGCCAATACAGGTAATTATCGTTCCTATATATAAAGGCGATGAGCAGCTTGCTGCCATATCCGAAGAAGCAAAACAACTGATGGCCCGCCTAAGGAAGCTGGGCATATCGGTAAAATATGACGACAGGACCACGCACAAGCCGGGATGGAAGTTTAATGAGTATGAGCTTAAAGGCGTGCCGGTGCGTATCGCTATCGGGCCGAACGACCTTGCCAACGGTACTTTTGAAGTAGCCAGGAGGGATACGCTAACCAAAGAAACAATATTGAGCGCCGACATTGTAAGCCATATCAGCGACCTTCTTGAGGAGATGCAGAAAGATATGTTTACCAAAGCGTTGGCTTACAGGGAAGAACATATCACCGAAGTAAATTCGTTTGAAGAGTTTAAGGAAGTTCTTGAGAATAAGGCCGGTTTCGTTTCTGCCCATTGGGACGGCACACCGGAGACTGAAGAAAAGATAAAAGACCTTACCAAAGCAACTATCCGCTGCATTCCTTTAGACAGGAAAGAAGAGGCGGGAAGCTGTGTATTTACAGGGGCTCCGTCTAAAGGCAGGGTGCTGTTTGCAAGAGCCTACTAA
- a CDS encoding OmpP1/FadL family transporter, translating into MKRIIFSAAAFFAVVATYAQQDLNTAADAVRYSSDNLTGTARFRAMSGAFGAVGGDVSAMGVNPAGSAIFNYNSGTASGSSYNVNNSADYFGTKTVKNSNNFDLNQVGAVFVFSNAAEGAFMNKFTLGFNYENTNSYYNKIDAQGTNPTNSIDRYFLRYANGIGSEGGITLNTLNNAYYDELSFIDQQAYLGYNAYIFNPVTQDDNNTAYTSNIPASGNYFQKNSLSTRGYNGKMALNFATQLKQRFYLGANINFHFTDYVKTTSFYEDTNNPSSTGLQAVRFNNERYTYGGGFSLNLGGIVKITEQLRAGIAYESPTWYRLQDEITQSISSFCPECDANGSSDTVTTDPGITFVFDNYTIKTPSKWTGSLAYVFGKNGLVSVDYSLKDYSKTEYRNARYQAINTELTSSLTMAGELRIGAEYRIKKFSLRGGYRYMESPYKNGTTIGALTGYTGGLGFSFPASRLDLAYSWYQRKMDSPLLTAGFTDAARVTTTNNNITLSYTIDL; encoded by the coding sequence ATGAAAAGAATCATATTTTCTGCTGCAGCTTTTTTTGCAGTAGTGGCAACCTATGCCCAACAGGATCTTAATACCGCTGCCGATGCAGTGCGCTATTCCTCAGACAATTTAACGGGTACTGCGCGCTTCAGGGCCATGAGCGGCGCTTTTGGCGCTGTGGGCGGCGATGTTTCGGCAATGGGGGTTAACCCTGCCGGATCGGCTATTTTCAATTACAATTCCGGTACTGCTTCGGGATCAAGCTATAATGTTAACAACAGCGCGGATTACTTTGGGACTAAGACCGTAAAGAATAGCAACAACTTCGACCTTAACCAGGTGGGTGCCGTTTTCGTTTTCAGCAATGCTGCCGAAGGCGCGTTCATGAATAAGTTTACCTTGGGCTTTAATTATGAGAATACCAACAGCTATTACAATAAGATCGATGCACAGGGCACAAACCCAACGAATTCCATTGACAGGTATTTTTTGCGCTACGCGAACGGTATAGGCAGCGAAGGCGGCATAACGCTTAACACCCTTAACAATGCTTATTACGATGAATTGAGCTTCATCGACCAGCAGGCTTACCTTGGCTACAATGCCTACATCTTCAATCCTGTTACGCAGGACGATAACAATACCGCGTATACCAGCAACATTCCCGCCAGTGGAAATTATTTCCAGAAGAACTCCTTATCTACAAGGGGCTATAACGGCAAGATGGCGCTTAACTTCGCCACACAGCTCAAACAAAGGTTTTACCTGGGAGCAAATATCAATTTCCATTTTACCGATTATGTAAAGACCACCAGCTTTTATGAGGATACAAACAATCCGTCATCAACCGGCCTGCAGGCGGTACGTTTCAATAACGAGCGTTATACCTATGGCGGCGGCTTCTCTTTGAACCTGGGAGGCATTGTAAAGATTACCGAACAGCTTAGAGCGGGTATTGCTTACGAGTCGCCTACATGGTACAGGCTACAGGATGAGATAACCCAAAGCATATCGTCTTTTTGCCCTGAATGCGACGCTAATGGCAGTAGCGATACAGTTACCACAGATCCGGGCATAACATTCGTGTTTGACAACTACACTATAAAAACACCATCAAAATGGACCGGCAGCCTTGCGTATGTATTTGGAAAAAACGGCCTTGTAAGCGTGGATTATTCCCTGAAAGATTACAGCAAGACCGAGTACCGGAATGCCCGCTACCAGGCTATCAATACCGAACTTACCAGTAGCCTTACCATGGCCGGGGAACTTCGGATAGGTGCTGAGTACCGTATTAAAAAATTCAGCCTAAGGGGCGGTTACCGTTACATGGAGAGCCCTTATAAAAACGGAACTACTATTGGCGCACTAACCGGCTATACGGGCGGCCTTGGCTTTTCTTTCCCCGCCTCGAGGCTGGACCTTGCGTATTCGTGGTACCAACGTAAAATGGATTCACCATTGCTTACCGCAGGATTTACCGATGCTGCCAGGGTAACCACAACCAATAACAACATCACGCTTTCGTATACGATAGACTTATAG